Proteins from one Enoplosus armatus isolate fEnoArm2 chromosome 4, fEnoArm2.hap1, whole genome shotgun sequence genomic window:
- the creb3l3l gene encoding cAMP responsive element binding protein 3-like 3 like, translating to MSVIEDLPDMDGTDLLGLLFHNGEDGSTEPLFPDGNGLIESWLSEQDMLTGMDTEDFLSSLLEGEDNIGAICPSHSPLGSDSGISDDSSSGVGNNNLLGCPSPQSSESDVVPSPSYSQASPVHSDPALAPGELQTESLEALTVQADHSYSLLQSGGRDMDVLQSVRAEKPDTDVFIDLDDLVSDVMEEDITSELPCTLAIEDSQDSTEPDNTDQFQFKEIVLTEEEKRLLSKEGATIPTHMPLTKAEERTLKRVRRKIRNKQSAQESRKKKKVYVDGLENRVAICTAHNLELQKKVQMLHKQNISLIEQLRKLQAMVKMSTMKASTTSTCVMVFLLSFCLIIFPSVNPFGRNKEQKELYTPSSIISRTLRSLPAESTDAISYLEAEEEEIFLMPQAEVENSKAIFAGGQKNHTPDYQRVEQPDSETGVNSNSSADFSSPTQATEMTAGPAGGVGGALQEGSIDAAVASAVAYEVTGSKDNWIDRNPPSVILQQHRSDEM from the exons ATGTCAGTCATTGAGGACCTTCCAGACATGGATGGGACAGACCTGTTAGGGTTGCTGTTCCACAATGGAGAGGACGGGTCTACCGAGCCCCTCTTTCCTGATGGGAACGGGCTCATCGAATCTTGGCTGTCTGAACAAGAC ATGTTGACAGGGATGGATACTGAAGACTTCCTGTCCAGCTTGTTAGAGGGAGAGGACAACATTGGGGCCATCTGTCCCTCTCATTCTCCCTTGGGCAGCGATAGCGGTATTTCTGACGACAGCAGCTCTGGGGTGGGAAACAACAACCTCCTGGGATGCCCGAGTCCccagagcagtgagagtgacgTTGTGCCCAGTCCCAGCTACTCCCAGGCCAGCCCGGTGCACTCAGACCCTGCCCTGGCCCCtggagagctgcagacagaaagcCTGGAGGCCCTCACAGTCCAGGCGGATCACAGCTACTCTCTGCTGCAGAGCGGAGGCAGGGACATGGATGTCCTGCAGAGTGTGAGGGCAGAGAAGCCAGATACAGATGTCTTCATTGATCTGG ATGACTTGGTGAGTGATGTGATGGAGGAGGACATCACCAGCGAGCTGCCCTGCACTTTGGCCATAGAGGATTCGCAGGATTCAACTGAACCCGACAACACAGACCAG TTTCAGTTTAAAGAGATTGTGctcactgaggaggagaagcgGCTTTTGTCAAAAGAGGGAGCAACTATTCCCACACACATGCCTCTCACAAAG gcagaggagaggacctTGAAGAGGGTCAGGAGGAAGATCCGCAACAAGCAGTCTGCTCAGGAGAGCcgcaagaagaagaaggtgtaTGTTGATGGACTGGAAAACag GGTCGCCATCTGTACTGCACACAACCTGGAACTACAGAAGAAAGTCCAAATGCTTCACAAACAGAACAT TTCCCTGATAGAGCAACTGAGGAAACTACAGGCTATGGTGAAGATGTCGACTATGAAGGCCAGCACGACCAGCACTTGTGTTATG GTGttcctgctctctttctgtctcatcaTCTTCCCGTCAGTCAATCCATTTGGCAGAAACAAAGAACAGAAGGAACTCTACACACCCTCCTCCA TCATCTCCCGGACCTTGCGCTCACTGCCAGCAGAAAGCACAGATGCCATATCCTACCTTgaggctgaagaggaggagatttTCTTAATGCCCCAAGCAGAGGTGGAGAACAGTAAAGCCATCTTCGCCGGCGGGCAGAAGAATCACACCCCCGACTACCAGAGGGTGGAGCAGCCAGACTCGGAAACAGGAGTCAACAGCAACTCGTCAGCAGACTTCTCCAGTCCCACTCAGGCTACAGAGATGACGGCGGGGCCGGCTGGCGGAGTTGGAGGGGCCTTACAGGAAGGATCCATTGATGCTGCAGTGGCATCTGCTGTGGCGTATGAGGTCACAGGATCCAAGGATAACTGGATAGACCGGAACCCCCCCTCTGTCATATTACAGCAGCACCGCTCAGATGAGATGTAG
- the gadd45ga gene encoding growth arrest and DNA-damage-inducible, gamma a, whose amino-acid sequence MTLEEIRGQENTMENVDRVQSAGAALEELLVAAKKQDYLTVGVYESAKVMNVDPDSVAFCVLATDEEYECDIALQIHFTLIQAFCFDNDINVVRVNDIERLADLVGVDETGEPKDAHCILVTSPSANPWKDPALDKLSLFCEESRSVYDWVPTITLPER is encoded by the exons ATGACTCTGGAAGAGATCCGCGGACAAGAGAACACAATGGAAAACGTAGATAG ggTGCAAAGTGCAGGCGCAGCCCTGGAAGAGCTGCTGGTCGCTGCTAAGAAGCAGGACTACCTGACAGTTGGAGTTTATGAATCTGCTAAAGTCATGAATGT TGACCCAGACAGCGTGGCATTCTGCGTCCTAGCCACAGATGAGGAGTACGAGTGTGACATCGCTCTTCAGATCCACTTCACCCTCATCCAGGCTTTCTGCTTCGACAACGACATCAACGTGGTGCGCGTCAACGACATCGAGCGCCTGGCCGACCTCGTGGGTGTAGACGAGACCGGCGAGCCCAAGGACGCGCACTGCATTCTCGTCACG agccCCAGTGCAAACCCGTGGAAAGACCCCGCTCTGGACAAGCTGAGTCTGTTCTGTGAGGAGAGCCGCAGTGTGTACGACTGGGTGCCCACCATCACACTCCCAGAGCGCTGA